A single window of Streptomyces xanthii DNA harbors:
- a CDS encoding outer membrane protein assembly factor BamB family protein, with translation MVDQLTQHDPRRIGPFEVLGRLGAGGMGLVYLARSASGRRVAIKTVRTELAEDQLFRVRFTREVEAARAVSGFYTAAVVDADPRAAVPWLATAYVPAPSLEEIVNECGPLPAQAVRWLAAGVAEALQSIHGAGLVHRDLKPSNVLVVEDGPRVIDFGIASGVSNTRLTMTNVAVGTPAYMSPEQAKDSRSVTGASDVFSLGSTLVFAATGHAPFHGANPVETVFMLLREGPDLEGLPDELRPLIESCMQMDATRRPSPADLQAQLAPHLFGSGSDDSGTASAWLPERSVALIESRRGGRPVIKSPTGRTPGHGSGMPAMPPQPPAPPSTDGWRPNPSASPVAAGSAGRTADGPVHLAGAQVPIGPGPRVADARAAAVKAPPAEHGLAASWSRGSRPAGPAVNGTDSAVPAPAAPEAPPGWRPWRFRMSNDVWGTPKVSGDLVYVTSFEVHALDVATGRRRFKTRDVAWAMAVADGRIHASDGPTLWALDSREGAELWRRQTDAWVYALAADRGTVVTATRGGGVQAREAANGDLLWETSGCQTDFEAPEAGPVVHDGTVYVWQDARLRALEARTGEERWSYPIGDAASCGGVPVRVTPADDGYVYVSAGTRVIAVEVGSGHVRWHFEAPAVFLCPPAYVAGPAVTGGGVYLVDHLGTVYALDATDGRDRWRIATEPRPGSVDPVLVSHGHVHVGSGQGLYTLDAVTGTPKWRFQAGGEIVGSPVVADGRIHFGSTDHLLYTLKADDGRLRWKLATGGEITGTPVVTDGVVYACSKDRCVYALDAEKGTGTSR, from the coding sequence GTGGTGGATCAGCTGACGCAGCACGATCCGAGGCGGATCGGTCCGTTCGAGGTCCTGGGACGGCTCGGCGCGGGCGGCATGGGCCTGGTCTATCTGGCCCGCTCGGCCTCGGGCCGGCGCGTGGCGATCAAGACGGTGCGCACGGAGCTCGCCGAGGACCAGCTGTTCCGGGTGCGCTTCACGCGCGAGGTCGAGGCGGCCCGGGCGGTGTCCGGCTTCTACACGGCCGCCGTCGTCGACGCCGACCCGCGCGCCGCCGTCCCGTGGCTCGCCACCGCCTACGTCCCGGCGCCCTCCCTCGAGGAAATAGTGAATGAGTGCGGGCCGCTCCCGGCCCAGGCGGTGCGCTGGCTCGCCGCCGGCGTCGCCGAGGCGCTGCAGTCCATCCACGGCGCGGGCCTCGTCCACCGCGACCTCAAGCCGTCGAACGTGCTGGTCGTCGAGGACGGCCCGCGCGTGATCGACTTCGGTATCGCCTCCGGCGTCTCCAACACCCGGCTCACGATGACCAACGTGGCCGTCGGCACCCCCGCCTACATGTCGCCCGAGCAGGCGAAGGACTCGCGCAGCGTCACCGGCGCCTCCGACGTCTTCTCCCTCGGCTCCACCCTCGTCTTCGCGGCGACCGGCCACGCCCCCTTCCACGGCGCCAACCCGGTCGAGACCGTGTTCATGCTGCTGCGCGAGGGCCCCGACCTGGAGGGGCTGCCCGACGAGCTCCGCCCGCTCATCGAGTCCTGTATGCAGATGGACGCCACGCGTCGTCCCTCGCCCGCCGACCTCCAGGCCCAGCTCGCCCCGCACCTCTTCGGCTCCGGCAGCGACGACTCCGGCACCGCCTCCGCCTGGCTGCCGGAGCGCTCCGTCGCGCTCATCGAGTCCCGCCGCGGCGGCCGCCCCGTCATCAAGAGCCCCACCGGCCGCACCCCCGGCCACGGCTCCGGCATGCCGGCGATGCCCCCGCAGCCGCCGGCCCCGCCGTCCACCGACGGCTGGCGGCCCAACCCGTCCGCGTCGCCGGTCGCCGCCGGATCCGCGGGCCGCACCGCCGACGGGCCCGTGCACCTGGCCGGCGCGCAGGTGCCGATCGGGCCCGGCCCCCGGGTCGCGGACGCCCGCGCCGCCGCCGTGAAGGCGCCGCCCGCCGAGCACGGCCTCGCCGCGTCCTGGTCGCGCGGCTCCCGCCCCGCCGGCCCGGCCGTCAACGGCACCGACTCCGCCGTGCCCGCCCCGGCCGCCCCCGAGGCACCGCCCGGCTGGCGCCCCTGGCGCTTCCGCATGTCGAACGACGTGTGGGGCACCCCCAAGGTCTCCGGCGACCTCGTCTACGTCACCTCCTTCGAGGTCCACGCCCTGGACGTGGCCACCGGACGGCGCCGCTTCAAGACCCGCGACGTCGCCTGGGCCATGGCCGTCGCCGACGGCCGCATCCACGCCTCCGACGGCCCCACCCTGTGGGCGCTCGACTCCCGCGAGGGCGCCGAACTGTGGCGCCGCCAGACCGACGCCTGGGTCTACGCCCTCGCCGCCGACCGCGGCACCGTCGTCACCGCCACCCGCGGCGGCGGCGTCCAGGCCCGCGAGGCCGCCAACGGAGACCTGCTGTGGGAGACCTCCGGCTGCCAGACCGACTTCGAGGCCCCCGAGGCCGGGCCGGTCGTACACGACGGCACCGTCTATGTATGGCAGGACGCCCGGCTGCGCGCCCTGGAGGCCCGCACCGGCGAGGAGCGCTGGTCGTACCCGATCGGCGACGCGGCCTCCTGCGGCGGCGTCCCCGTCCGCGTCACCCCCGCCGACGACGGCTACGTGTACGTGTCGGCCGGCACCCGCGTCATCGCCGTCGAGGTCGGCTCCGGCCACGTCCGCTGGCACTTCGAGGCGCCCGCCGTCTTCCTGTGCCCGCCCGCCTACGTGGCCGGACCCGCCGTCACCGGCGGCGGCGTCTACCTCGTCGACCACCTCGGCACCGTCTACGCCCTCGACGCGACCGACGGCCGCGACCGCTGGCGCATCGCCACCGAGCCGCGCCCCGGCTCCGTCGACCCGGTGCTCGTCTCGCACGGTCACGTCCACGTCGGCTCCGGCCAGGGCCTCTACACGCTGGACGCGGTCACCGGCACCCCGAAGTGGCGCTTCCAGGCAGGCGGCGAGATCGTCGGCTCCCCGGTCGTCGCCGACGGCCGCATCCACTTCGGCTCCACCGACCACCTGCTGTACACGCTCAAGGCCGACGACGGCCGGCTGCGCTGGAAGCTCGCCACCGGCGGCGAGATCACCGGCACGCCCGTCGTCACCGACGGCGTCGTCTACGCGTGCAGCAAGGACCGCTGCGTGTACGCGCTGGACGCGGAGAAGGGCACCGGCACCAGCCGCTGA
- a CDS encoding pyridoxine/pyridoxamine 5'-phosphate oxidase, with protein MDSETPSVDALLRSLRVWDTELPGFDTGAAPGEPVALFAEWFGAAVAAGQVEPHTPSLATTDADGHADVRVVMLHGVDERGWHFASHAGSAKGRQLAGTPYAALGFYWPVQGRQVRVRGSVRTGSAEAAQADLHARSTGALASALVGHQSEVLADPGELEVASDAAWERARREPDAVAESWTVYELLPDEVEFFQGDARRRHVRLRYRREGGRWVKELLWP; from the coding sequence ATGGACAGTGAAACCCCCTCCGTCGACGCCCTCCTGCGCTCCCTCCGGGTCTGGGACACCGAGTTGCCCGGGTTCGACACCGGTGCCGCGCCCGGGGAACCCGTCGCTCTCTTCGCCGAGTGGTTCGGTGCGGCCGTCGCGGCCGGGCAGGTCGAGCCGCACACGCCCTCGCTCGCGACCACCGACGCCGACGGGCACGCCGACGTGCGGGTCGTCATGCTGCACGGGGTCGATGAGCGCGGGTGGCACTTCGCCTCGCACGCGGGGAGCGCGAAGGGCCGGCAGCTGGCCGGGACGCCGTATGCCGCGCTCGGGTTCTACTGGCCGGTGCAGGGGCGGCAGGTGCGGGTGCGCGGGAGCGTGCGGACCGGGTCAGCCGAGGCCGCGCAGGCCGATCTGCACGCCCGGTCCACCGGCGCCCTCGCCTCCGCCCTCGTCGGACACCAGAGTGAAGTGCTGGCCGATCCAGGGGAGTTGGAGGTCGCCTCCGACGCCGCCTGGGAGCGGGCTCGGCGGGAGCCCGATGCCGTCGCCGAGTCGTGGACCGTCTACGAACTCCTGCCGGACGAGGTGGAGTTCTTCCAGGGGGACGCCCGGCGGCGGCACGTACGGCTGCGGTACCGGCGGGAAGGCGGCCGCTGGGTCAAGGAGTTGCTGTGGCCGTGA
- a CDS encoding TetR family transcriptional regulator, producing the protein MTGQVRTVDGRVAGRRGQATRQKLLECLGEMLSSSPYRDVKVIDVARKAGTSPATFYQYFPDVEGAVLEIAEQMATEGAGLTELVADRSWVGKAGWATAQELVDGFLEFWRRNDAILRVVDLGAAEGDKRFYKIRMKILNSVNNSLADAVKELQDKGKVDKDVSPAAVAGSLVAMLAAVASHQKGFQTWGVKQAELKPNLALLVYLGVTGKKPTR; encoded by the coding sequence ATGACAGGACAAGTACGGACCGTCGACGGCCGTGTGGCCGGACGGCGTGGTCAGGCGACACGTCAGAAGCTCCTCGAGTGCCTCGGCGAGATGCTCAGCTCCTCGCCCTACCGGGACGTCAAAGTCATTGATGTCGCGCGCAAGGCGGGCACCTCGCCCGCGACCTTCTACCAGTACTTCCCGGACGTCGAGGGCGCCGTCCTGGAGATCGCCGAGCAAATGGCCACCGAGGGCGCGGGGTTGACCGAGCTGGTCGCCGACCGCTCCTGGGTCGGCAAGGCCGGCTGGGCGACCGCGCAGGAACTCGTGGACGGTTTCCTGGAGTTCTGGCGCCGCAACGACGCGATCCTGCGCGTCGTCGACCTCGGCGCGGCCGAGGGCGACAAGCGCTTCTACAAGATCCGCATGAAGATCCTGAACTCGGTGAACAACTCCCTCGCGGACGCGGTCAAGGAGCTCCAGGACAAGGGCAAGGTCGACAAGGACGTCAGCCCGGCGGCGGTGGCCGGTTCGCTGGTCGCGATGCTCGCGGCGGTCGCCTCGCACCAGAAGGGCTTCCAGACCTGGGGCGTCAAGCAGGCCGAACTGAAGCCGAACCTCGCCCTGTTGGTCTATCTCGGCGTGACCGGCAAGAAGCCGACGAGGTAA
- a CDS encoding nitroreductase family deazaflavin-dependent oxidoreductase, which yields MASSATATRIVQKVSSTRTFARIAPHVIPVMDRAVHRLTRGKVLLSARMLPGVILTARGAKSGLPRRTPLACMPEEERDGWLLIGSNFGRPGHPNWTANLLAHPDVEINWRGKDVPVTARLLAGEERAEAWQAALRFWPPYAAYQARIDREIRLFRLERR from the coding sequence ATGGCTTCCTCCGCCACCGCGACCCGGATCGTCCAGAAGGTGTCCTCGACCCGCACCTTCGCCCGGATCGCTCCGCACGTCATCCCCGTCATGGACCGCGCCGTGCACCGCCTGACCCGCGGCAAGGTGTTGCTCAGCGCACGGATGCTGCCCGGCGTCATCCTCACCGCCCGCGGCGCGAAGAGCGGGCTGCCCCGGCGCACCCCGCTCGCCTGCATGCCGGAGGAGGAACGGGACGGCTGGCTGCTCATCGGGTCGAACTTCGGGCGCCCCGGCCACCCCAACTGGACCGCGAACCTGCTCGCCCACCCGGACGTGGAGATCAACTGGCGCGGCAAGGACGTCCCCGTCACCGCGCGGCTGCTCGCCGGGGAGGAACGCGCCGAGGCCTGGCAGGCCGCCCTGCGCTTCTGGCCGCCGTACGCCGCGTACCAGGCGCGGATCGACCGGGAGATCAGGCTCTTCCGCCTCGAACGCAGATGA
- a CDS encoding DoxX family protein: protein MDAIGLSGAEWLAVLRIGLGLWWLESWRHKDKKGWFERGTGIAWAADVAGKHKWNAVRSGFDVVVKPRPKVMAYIVVYAELALGLGLVVGFLTPVALVGGLLLNLLYLVLMIHDWAEQGQNAMMGLISLVALFAMSWQTWSLDHAIGLFS from the coding sequence ATGGACGCGATAGGGCTCAGCGGGGCCGAATGGCTCGCGGTGCTGCGCATCGGCCTCGGCCTGTGGTGGCTGGAGAGCTGGCGGCACAAGGACAAGAAGGGCTGGTTCGAGCGGGGGACCGGGATCGCCTGGGCCGCCGACGTCGCCGGCAAGCACAAGTGGAACGCCGTGCGCAGCGGCTTCGACGTCGTCGTCAAGCCCCGGCCCAAGGTGATGGCGTACATCGTCGTGTACGCCGAACTCGCCCTCGGGCTCGGCCTGGTCGTCGGATTCCTGACGCCGGTCGCGCTGGTGGGCGGCCTGCTGCTCAACCTCCTGTACCTCGTCCTCATGATCCACGACTGGGCCGAGCAGGGGCAGAACGCGATGATGGGCCTGATCTCGCTCGTCGCGCTGTTCGCCATGTCCTGGCAGACCTGGTCCCTCGACCACGCGATCGGACTCTTCTCATGA
- a CDS encoding Zn-ribbon domain-containing OB-fold protein, with the protein MADALLTPVTDDDGAPFWEYAAQGELRIQACANPDCGELRFPPRPCCPHCQSFDSEWRRMSGRGRIWSYVVPHPPLLPAYAAQAPYNAIVVELADAPRIRLVGNLVTRADAPLDSVDPAKIRIGAKVQAVFAEVEGVVVPRWTLERP; encoded by the coding sequence ATGGCAGACGCTCTCCTCACCCCCGTCACCGACGACGACGGCGCCCCCTTCTGGGAGTACGCCGCCCAGGGCGAACTCCGCATCCAGGCCTGCGCGAACCCGGACTGCGGCGAACTCCGCTTCCCGCCCCGCCCCTGCTGCCCCCACTGCCAGTCCTTCGACTCCGAGTGGCGCAGGATGAGCGGCCGGGGCCGCATCTGGTCGTACGTCGTCCCGCACCCCCCGCTGCTCCCCGCCTACGCGGCCCAGGCTCCCTACAACGCGATCGTCGTCGAGCTCGCGGACGCTCCCCGCATCCGCCTGGTCGGCAACCTGGTCACCCGCGCCGACGCCCCCCTCGACTCGGTCGACCCGGCGAAGATCCGCATCGGCGCCAAGGTGCAGGCCGTGTTCGCCGAGGTGGAAGGCGTGGTCGTACCCCGCTGGACCCTGGAGCGCCCGTGA
- a CDS encoding GNAT family N-acetyltransferase — translation MASASSESSFPHPWSGWWLTRDPAEFAERAGDFLRADPALHTVVLSVIAAQLAQDAPSPGASFGVWPDAEGGCAGYFFWTPPQLPYAVLPGPEAAHALVTLLGDALPDQPMTGVNGTEETAAVVAEAWRARHPEGRAERIMAQRLFRLVDLTPPDPPPPGRARPAGKEDRELVVRWFLEFADDAHLGARTTREQAEEWVDNRLSYQGVLLWEAEDGTPLSMAGVTRPAAGSVRVAPVYTPRELRGRGYAGAVTAEISRAARDAGTPEILLFTDLANPTSNALYQRLGYRPVRDFAVWEFRTGEVTATATP, via the coding sequence ATGGCCTCAGCATCGTCCGAGTCGTCCTTCCCCCACCCCTGGTCCGGCTGGTGGCTGACCCGGGACCCTGCGGAGTTCGCGGAGCGCGCGGGGGACTTCCTGCGCGCGGACCCCGCCCTGCACACCGTCGTCCTCAGTGTGATCGCGGCGCAACTGGCGCAGGACGCGCCGAGCCCCGGAGCGTCCTTCGGTGTCTGGCCGGACGCCGAAGGGGGCTGCGCCGGCTACTTCTTCTGGACGCCGCCGCAGCTGCCGTACGCCGTGCTGCCCGGCCCCGAGGCCGCGCACGCCCTCGTCACCCTGCTCGGGGACGCGCTCCCGGACCAGCCGATGACGGGGGTGAACGGGACGGAGGAGACGGCCGCCGTAGTCGCCGAGGCGTGGCGCGCGCGGCACCCCGAGGGGCGGGCCGAACGCATCATGGCGCAGCGGCTGTTCCGGCTCGTGGACCTGACCCCGCCCGACCCGCCGCCCCCGGGCCGGGCCCGGCCGGCCGGGAAGGAGGACCGGGAACTGGTCGTGCGCTGGTTCCTGGAGTTCGCCGACGACGCGCATCTCGGCGCCCGGACGACCCGGGAACAGGCCGAGGAATGGGTCGACAACCGGCTCTCCTACCAGGGTGTGCTCCTGTGGGAGGCCGAGGACGGCACCCCGCTGTCGATGGCCGGCGTCACCCGCCCCGCCGCCGGCAGCGTGCGCGTCGCCCCGGTCTACACGCCGCGCGAGCTGCGCGGACGCGGGTACGCGGGGGCGGTGACGGCGGAGATCAGCCGGGCGGCACGGGACGCTGGCACCCCCGAGATCCTCCTCTTCACCGACCTGGCCAACCCCACCAGCAACGCGCTCTACCAACGCCTCGGCTACCGCCCCGTACGGGACTTCGCGGTCTGGGAGTTCAGGACGGGGGAGGTCACGGCCACAGCAACTCCTTGA
- a CDS encoding enoyl-CoA hydratase/isomerase family protein — MTAPPPTPSVPLRVETDKETGVAVVTLDRPHRHNAIDTALADALRAAWRGLRFDDGVRAVVLTGAGDKAFCTGIDRDVDVPQPSSPYAMDDPLLTIGPKANDLWKPVIAAVGGMACGGAFYLLGEADFVIADEHATFFDPHTTYGMVSAYEAMHLAQRMPPGEAARLALMGSAERLSARRAYENGLVSEVTEAGGAVAAATRCAEVIAGQPTEAVQGTVRAVWAATEAARAHAFAQAPHLIALGNLPPGRQAELFASRPAGGGFRVR; from the coding sequence GTGACCGCGCCCCCGCCCACGCCCTCCGTTCCGCTGCGCGTCGAGACCGACAAGGAGACCGGCGTCGCGGTCGTCACCCTCGACCGCCCGCACCGCCACAACGCCATCGACACCGCGCTCGCCGACGCGCTCCGGGCGGCCTGGCGCGGCCTCCGCTTCGACGACGGCGTCCGCGCCGTGGTCCTGACCGGCGCCGGCGACAAGGCCTTCTGCACCGGCATCGACCGCGACGTCGACGTGCCTCAGCCCTCCTCCCCGTACGCGATGGACGACCCGCTGCTCACGATCGGGCCGAAGGCGAACGACCTGTGGAAACCGGTGATCGCGGCGGTCGGCGGGATGGCCTGCGGCGGCGCGTTCTACCTGCTCGGCGAGGCGGACTTCGTGATCGCGGACGAGCATGCGACGTTCTTCGACCCGCACACCACGTACGGCATGGTCAGCGCGTACGAGGCGATGCACCTGGCGCAGCGGATGCCGCCCGGGGAGGCGGCCCGGCTCGCCCTCATGGGCTCGGCGGAGCGGCTCTCGGCCCGCAGGGCGTACGAGAACGGCCTGGTCAGCGAGGTGACCGAGGCGGGCGGCGCGGTGGCGGCGGCGACCCGCTGCGCGGAGGTGATCGCCGGGCAGCCCACGGAGGCGGTGCAGGGGACGGTGCGGGCGGTGTGGGCGGCGACCGAGGCGGCGCGCGCCCACGCCTTCGCGCAGGCCCCGCACCTGATCGCCCTCGGCAACCTGCCGCCCGGCCGGCAGGCCGAGCTGTTCGCGTCCCGGCCGGCGGGCGGCGGATTCCGGGTGCGCTGA
- a CDS encoding Zn-ribbon domain-containing OB-fold protein — protein MTAPAAPRFDLPEPDAFTRPFWDAAAEGRLLVRHCAACDRAHHYPREFCPYCWSEDGSWREASGRATLYTWSVVHRNDLPPFASRTPYVAAVVDLAEGPRMMTEVVECAEADLRAGMELEAAFRDTGAGFTVPVFRPSPGM, from the coding sequence ATGACGGCTCCTGCCGCACCCCGCTTCGACCTGCCCGAACCCGACGCCTTCACGCGGCCCTTCTGGGACGCGGCCGCCGAGGGGCGCCTCCTCGTACGGCACTGCGCCGCCTGCGACCGGGCCCACCACTACCCGCGCGAGTTCTGCCCGTACTGCTGGAGCGAGGACGGGAGCTGGCGGGAGGCGAGCGGCCGCGCCACGCTCTACACGTGGTCCGTCGTGCACCGCAACGACCTGCCGCCGTTCGCCTCGCGCACGCCGTACGTCGCCGCCGTCGTCGACCTCGCGGAGGGGCCCCGGATGATGACCGAGGTCGTCGAGTGCGCGGAGGCGGACCTGCGGGCGGGGATGGAGCTGGAGGCCGCGTTCCGGGACACGGGGGCGGGGTTCACGGTGCCGGTGTTCCGGCCGTCTCCCGGGATGTGA
- a CDS encoding acyl-CoA dehydrogenase family protein — translation MDARFTEEQQQIRRTLRELITERCTPDDVKTAGRTPSGHDLALWSALGKELGLPGLALPESRRGVGASVTELALAEEELGRALAPTPLLATSGLVAPLVTALGTEDQRADILPRIADGALTAALAVPGTGLATALGLVADNAGDWSGGGRAGGVQATRADTGWRLYGQAEQVLDGHSADLLLVAAHTGGFARSRTLLFLVRAGADGLVRTRQTALDESRPQARVELRDVEAELLGAEDADVTAALTATGDTAATLLAAEAVGAADHALERTVAYVKEREQFGRPVGSFQAVKHRLADVYVQVQAARSAAYYAAWAAGTGTERAGGLALAQALEALRTSAAEAVQLHGGIGFTWEHEAHLYVKRATGDELLFGPVHLLRARAAQAAALFEAGAEVAV, via the coding sequence ATGGACGCCAGGTTCACCGAGGAACAGCAGCAGATCCGCCGCACGCTGCGCGAACTCATCACCGAACGCTGCACCCCGGACGACGTCAAGACCGCCGGCCGCACCCCGTCCGGGCACGACCTCGCCCTGTGGAGCGCGCTCGGCAAGGAACTGGGCCTGCCCGGCCTCGCCCTGCCCGAGTCCCGCCGCGGGGTCGGCGCGAGCGTCACCGAGCTCGCCCTCGCGGAGGAGGAGCTGGGCCGCGCCCTCGCACCGACCCCGCTGCTCGCGACCAGCGGCCTCGTCGCCCCCCTCGTCACCGCACTCGGCACCGAGGACCAGCGCGCCGACATCCTGCCCCGCATCGCCGACGGCGCCCTCACCGCCGCGCTCGCCGTGCCCGGCACGGGCCTCGCCACCGCCCTCGGCCTCGTCGCCGACAACGCGGGCGACTGGTCCGGCGGCGGTCGCGCCGGCGGCGTCCAGGCCACCCGCGCCGACACCGGCTGGCGCCTGTACGGGCAGGCCGAGCAGGTCCTCGACGGGCACAGCGCCGACCTGCTGCTCGTCGCCGCGCACACCGGCGGCTTCGCCCGCTCCCGCACCCTCCTCTTCCTCGTCCGCGCGGGCGCCGACGGACTCGTCCGCACCCGGCAGACCGCCCTCGACGAGTCCCGCCCCCAGGCCCGCGTCGAACTGCGCGACGTGGAGGCCGAGTTGCTGGGCGCGGAGGACGCCGACGTGACCGCCGCGCTCACCGCCACCGGCGACACGGCCGCCACCCTCCTCGCCGCCGAGGCCGTCGGCGCCGCCGACCACGCCCTGGAACGGACCGTCGCCTACGTCAAGGAGCGCGAGCAGTTCGGCCGGCCCGTCGGCTCCTTCCAGGCCGTCAAGCACCGCCTCGCCGACGTCTACGTCCAGGTCCAGGCGGCCCGCTCGGCCGCCTACTACGCCGCCTGGGCGGCCGGCACCGGCACCGAACGGGCCGGCGGACTCGCCCTCGCGCAGGCCCTCGAAGCGCTGCGCACCTCCGCCGCCGAGGCCGTCCAGCTGCACGGCGGCATCGGCTTCACCTGGGAGCACGAGGCGCACCTCTACGTGAAGCGCGCCACCGGCGACGAGCTGCTCTTCGGGCCCGTCCACCTGCTGCGGGCCCGCGCCGCCCAGGCCGCCGCCCTGTTCGAGGCGGGCGCGGAGGTGGCCGTCTGA
- a CDS encoding VOC family protein yields MHPDFPEGTPCWADVALPDIEAGKRFYGDLFGWTFDEGAGADHDYYTAAYSQDRSAAALCPAGPGTPTGWRVHLAVRDAYAAADRVTAAGGRIAAGPLPGGTQATVALAHGPEGAAFGLWQAGTHRGFERTAGPGTFHHAELHTPTPPAAPSSTSGSSAGPSAPHPCGGRPRPGFCPTSPAPTRPPPAPRPSGSAAASAPARTTPRTGRSPCSATTRARSSPSANRCPEQGTGPGPSRCGSRHSRTRNAPETPRILP; encoded by the coding sequence ATGCACCCCGACTTCCCCGAAGGCACCCCCTGCTGGGCCGACGTGGCCCTGCCCGACATCGAGGCGGGCAAGCGGTTCTACGGCGATCTCTTCGGGTGGACCTTCGACGAGGGCGCGGGCGCCGACCACGACTACTACACCGCCGCCTACAGCCAGGACCGCAGCGCCGCCGCCCTGTGCCCCGCCGGACCCGGCACCCCCACCGGCTGGCGGGTGCACCTCGCCGTACGGGACGCCTACGCCGCCGCCGACCGGGTGACGGCGGCCGGCGGACGCATCGCCGCGGGCCCCCTGCCCGGCGGCACCCAGGCCACCGTCGCCCTCGCCCACGGACCCGAGGGCGCCGCCTTCGGGCTCTGGCAGGCCGGCACCCACCGCGGCTTCGAGCGCACCGCCGGCCCCGGCACCTTCCACCACGCCGAACTGCACACCCCGACCCCGCCCGCAGCGCCCTCTTCCACGAGCGGGTCTTCGGCCGGGCCCTCAGCCCCGCACCCGTGCGGCGGGCGGCCCCGGCCCGGCTTCTGCCCCACTTCGCCTGCGCCGACACGGCCGCCGCCTGCGCCGAGGCCGTCCGGCTCGGCGGCCGCGTCCGCACCGGCCCGCACGACTCCCCGTACGGGCCGCTCGCCGTGCTCCGCGACGACCAGGGCGCGGTCTTCGCCGTCTGCGAACCGGTGCCCGGAACAGGGGACGGGCCCGGGCCCGAGCCGGTGTGGGAGTCGCCACAGCAGGACCCGGAACGCGCCTGAAACGCCCCGCATCCTCCCGTGA
- a CDS encoding thiolase C-terminal domain-containing protein has translation MLTGTIDRNGGSGTAGRKVAVAGVALSDCGRVDDATPYALHAQAARRALADAGLTPDVVDGFASAGLGTLAPVEVAEYLGLRPRWVDSTSVGGSTWEVMAAHAADAIAAGHARAVLLVYGSTARADIKAKRRTSNLSFGARGPLQFEVPYGHSLIAKYAMAARRHMHEYGTTLDQLAQVAVQARQNASRNPDAMFRDPITVDDVLSGPMIADPFTKLHCCIRSDGGAAILLVADDLLPDCAKRPAWILGTGEHVSHTTMSEWDDFTVSPAAVSGRLAFERAGVTPDDIDIAEIYDAFTYMTLVTLEDLGFCAKGEGGAFVEKGRLRHDGELPTNTDGGGLSAQHPGMRGLFLMVEAVRQLRGEAGPHQIHRPDGSLPELAVASGTGGWFCSSGTVILGRD, from the coding sequence ATGCTGACTGGGACGATCGACAGGAACGGTGGCAGCGGCACGGCCGGGCGCAAGGTGGCCGTCGCCGGAGTCGCCCTGTCCGACTGCGGACGCGTGGACGACGCCACCCCGTACGCCCTGCACGCGCAGGCCGCCCGCCGGGCGCTGGCCGACGCGGGGCTCACCCCCGACGTCGTCGACGGCTTCGCGAGCGCCGGACTCGGCACGCTCGCACCCGTCGAGGTCGCCGAGTACCTCGGCCTCAGACCCCGCTGGGTCGACTCCACCTCCGTGGGCGGCTCCACCTGGGAGGTCATGGCCGCGCACGCCGCCGACGCGATAGCCGCCGGGCACGCCCGCGCGGTCCTCCTCGTCTACGGCTCCACGGCCCGGGCCGACATCAAGGCGAAGCGCCGCACCTCGAACCTCTCCTTCGGCGCCCGGGGCCCCCTCCAGTTCGAGGTCCCGTACGGGCACTCGCTCATCGCCAAGTACGCGATGGCCGCCCGCCGCCACATGCACGAGTACGGCACGACGCTCGACCAGCTCGCCCAGGTGGCCGTCCAGGCCCGGCAGAACGCGTCCCGCAACCCCGACGCCATGTTCCGCGACCCGATCACGGTCGACGACGTCCTCTCCGGCCCGATGATCGCGGACCCCTTCACCAAGCTGCACTGCTGCATCCGCTCCGACGGCGGCGCGGCGATCCTCCTGGTCGCCGACGACCTCCTCCCCGACTGCGCGAAGCGGCCCGCCTGGATCCTCGGCACCGGCGAACACGTCTCGCACACCACGATGTCCGAGTGGGACGACTTCACGGTCTCCCCCGCCGCCGTCAGCGGCCGCCTCGCCTTCGAACGCGCCGGCGTCACCCCCGACGACATCGACATCGCCGAGATCTACGACGCCTTCACGTACATGACCCTGGTGACCCTGGAGGACCTCGGCTTCTGCGCCAAGGGCGAGGGCGGCGCCTTCGTCGAGAAGGGCCGCCTCCGCCACGACGGCGAACTCCCCACGAACACCGACGGAGGCGGCCTCTCCGCCCAGCACCCCGGCATGCGGGGCCTGTTCCTCATGGTGGAGGCGGTCCGCCAGCTACGAGGCGAGGCGGGCCCCCACCAGATCCACCGCCCGGACGGCTCCCTCCCGGAACTGGCGGTGGCGTCGGGCACGGGGGGCTGGTTCTGCTCCTCGGGGACGGTGATTCTGGGGCGGGACTAG